The following proteins come from a genomic window of Micromonospora zamorensis:
- the hpt gene encoding hypoxanthine phosphoribosyltransferase: MADGSWYDADIDHVIISEAQIREKTAELAKQVSADYSHVTDGLLLVCVLKGAVMFMADFARALGRNGPPAELDFMAISSYGQGTTSSGVVRILKDLDRDIAGRHVVVVEDIVDSGLTLSWLLRYLESRSAASVEVVALFRKPDAVKVPVPVKYVGFDIPTEFVVGYGLDFGERYRELPYVGVLKPEVYART, translated from the coding sequence ATGGCTGACGGCTCCTGGTACGACGCCGACATCGACCACGTGATCATCTCGGAGGCGCAGATCCGCGAGAAGACGGCGGAGCTGGCCAAGCAGGTCTCCGCCGACTACTCCCACGTGACTGACGGCCTGCTGCTGGTGTGCGTACTCAAGGGTGCGGTGATGTTCATGGCGGACTTCGCCCGTGCGTTGGGTCGCAACGGCCCGCCGGCCGAGCTGGACTTCATGGCCATCTCCTCCTACGGCCAGGGCACCACCTCCTCCGGGGTGGTCCGCATCCTCAAGGACCTGGACCGGGACATCGCCGGCCGGCACGTGGTGGTCGTCGAGGACATCGTCGACTCCGGGCTCACCCTCTCCTGGCTGCTGCGCTACCTGGAGTCGCGTTCGGCGGCCAGCGTCGAGGTGGTCGCGCTGTTCCGCAAACCGGACGCGGTCAAGGTGCCGGTCCCGGTGAAGTACGTCGGCTTCGACATCCCCACCGAGTTCGTGGTCGGGTACGGCCTGGACTTCGGTGAGCGCTACCGGGAGCTGCCGTACGTCGGTGTGCTCAAGCCCGAGGTCTACGCCCGCACCTGA
- a CDS encoding GlxA family transcriptional regulator produces MLRSIAVLALDQVAPFELGVLAEVFGTDRTADGFPGYRFQVCSADGAPVRTSSGFHLTPHADLGPVDEADLVAIPAHSQGTTVPGPVLDALRRADARGAHLFSVCSGAFLLGEAGLLDGRECTTHWRYVDELQRRHPLARVRCNSLYVQDGRLLTSAGTAAGIDACLHLIRQEHGSATATRLARRMVVPPHRDGGQSQYVEAPIPKAPEAPTLEPVLEWLMGHLDRAITVEELAARAGMAPRTFARRFRAETGTTPHDWLTNQRVLLARRLLEETPLSVEAVADQAGFGDAAALRHHFSRRVGATPHSYRTTFRDRAHSA; encoded by the coding sequence ATGCTCCGGTCCATCGCCGTTCTCGCTCTCGACCAGGTCGCCCCCTTCGAGCTCGGCGTGCTCGCCGAGGTGTTCGGCACCGACCGCACCGCCGACGGTTTCCCCGGCTACCGCTTCCAGGTGTGCAGCGCCGACGGTGCTCCGGTGCGTACGTCGTCCGGCTTCCACCTCACCCCGCACGCCGACCTCGGCCCGGTCGACGAGGCCGACCTGGTGGCCATCCCCGCGCACAGCCAGGGCACCACAGTTCCCGGCCCGGTGCTGGACGCGCTGCGCCGGGCCGACGCGCGCGGGGCGCACCTGTTCAGCGTCTGCTCGGGCGCCTTCCTGCTCGGCGAGGCAGGCCTGCTCGACGGCCGGGAGTGCACGACCCACTGGCGGTACGTGGACGAGCTGCAACGCCGCCACCCGCTCGCCCGGGTGCGCTGCAACTCGCTCTACGTCCAGGACGGTCGCCTGCTCACCAGTGCAGGCACCGCAGCCGGCATCGACGCCTGCCTGCACCTGATCCGCCAGGAGCACGGCTCGGCCACCGCGACCCGACTGGCCCGGCGGATGGTGGTCCCGCCGCACCGCGACGGCGGCCAGTCCCAGTACGTCGAGGCGCCCATCCCGAAGGCACCCGAGGCGCCCACCCTGGAGCCGGTGCTGGAGTGGCTGATGGGTCACCTGGACCGGGCGATCACCGTGGAGGAGTTGGCCGCCCGCGCCGGGATGGCGCCTCGCACGTTCGCCCGCCGTTTCCGTGCCGAGACCGGCACCACCCCGCACGACTGGCTCACCAACCAGCGGGTGCTCCTCGCCCGACGGCTGCTCGAAGAGACCCCGTTGAGCGTGGAGGCGGTCGCCGACCAGGCCGGCTTCGGCGACGCGGCGGCGCTGCGGCACCACTTCAGCCGCCGGGTCGGTGCGACCCCGCACAGCTACCGGACCACCTTCCGGGACCGGGCGCACAGCGCCTGA
- a CDS encoding zinc-dependent metalloprotease — protein MAQFVDWDLAAATAGALSKSGPRVSYTEATDVVGDLRRLTDEAAGHVADYTGLKAQVAHPPVRVVDRRDWAATNIAGLREVITPLVSRLSGDKQPGALTEAIGSRLTGVQAGTVLAYLSGRVLGQYEVFSADPGQLLLVAPNIVEVERKLGADPRDFRLWVCLHEVTHRTQFTAVPWMRAYFLSEVQAFVDASSSGGEHMVERLRRGVSTLSDVVRDPDSRTSVLDIVQTPAQRAVLDRLTALMTLLEGHAEFVMDGVGPQVIPSVERIRASFNRRREAGNPVEKAIRRLLGVDVKMRQYAEGRKFVHGVVERVGMEGFNSIFNSPLTLPRLSELGDPDAWVARVHGPAGTIPAAG, from the coding sequence ATGGCGCAGTTCGTGGACTGGGATCTGGCCGCCGCCACTGCGGGGGCGCTGAGTAAGTCGGGCCCCCGGGTGTCGTACACCGAGGCCACCGACGTGGTCGGCGACCTGCGTCGGCTGACCGACGAGGCGGCCGGGCACGTGGCCGACTACACGGGGTTGAAGGCGCAGGTGGCGCACCCGCCGGTGCGGGTGGTCGACCGGCGTGACTGGGCCGCGACCAACATCGCCGGTCTCCGCGAGGTGATCACTCCGCTGGTGAGCCGGCTCTCCGGTGACAAGCAGCCGGGCGCCTTGACCGAGGCGATCGGGTCCCGGTTGACCGGGGTCCAGGCCGGCACCGTGCTGGCGTACCTCTCCGGCCGGGTGCTCGGCCAGTACGAGGTCTTCTCGGCCGACCCGGGCCAACTGCTGCTGGTCGCACCGAACATCGTCGAGGTGGAGCGCAAGCTCGGCGCCGACCCCCGGGACTTCCGGCTCTGGGTCTGCCTGCACGAGGTGACCCACCGCACCCAGTTCACGGCGGTCCCGTGGATGCGCGCGTACTTCCTGAGCGAGGTGCAGGCCTTCGTGGACGCCTCGTCCAGCGGCGGCGAGCACATGGTCGAGCGCCTGCGGCGGGGCGTTTCCACGCTGTCCGACGTGGTCCGCGACCCGGACAGCCGCACGAGCGTGCTGGACATCGTGCAGACCCCCGCGCAGAGGGCCGTACTGGACCGTCTCACCGCGTTGATGACCCTGCTGGAGGGGCACGCCGAGTTCGTCATGGACGGCGTCGGCCCCCAGGTGATCCCGAGTGTGGAGCGGATCCGGGCGTCGTTCAACCGACGCCGGGAGGCGGGCAACCCGGTGGAGAAGGCGATCCGCCGGCTGCTCGGGGTGGACGTCAAGATGCGCCAGTACGCCGAGGGACGCAAGTTCGTCCACGGTGTGGTGGAACGGGTCGGCATGGAGGGGTTCAACTCGATCTTCAACTCGCCGCTCACCCTGCCCCGGCTGTCGGAGTTGGGTGACCCGGACGCCTGGGTCGCCCGGGTGCACGGCCCGGCCGGCACCATCCCGGCCGCTGGCTGA
- the ftsH gene encoding ATP-dependent zinc metalloprotease FtsH, producing the protein MERTRFFRRPVVWIILVILGAVVLSQLFTAGPSYHRVDTSVALDQLHTAKINKVVFQDKEQTLQLDLAQKTKFGKTETNKIEAQFPYQAGDQIWNEVLDAKANNRVTGPADAKVSSDSIWVSLLVNLLPIALLVLLLLFFMSQMQGGGSRVLNFGKSKAKMITKDTPKTTFADVAGAEEAVEELYEIKDFLQNPAKYQALGAKIPKGVLLFGPPGTGKTLLARAVAGEAGVPFYSISGSDFVEMFVGVGASRVRDLFEQAKTNAPAIVFVDEIDAVGRHRGAGMGGGHDEREQTLNQLLVEMDGFDTKGGVILIAATNRPDILDPALLRPGRFDRQIPVDAPDMEGRKAILRVHAKGKPFTPDVDLDAVARRTPGFSGADLANVINESALLTARKEQRAITNDSLEESIDRVVAGPQRRTRVMSDNEKKITAYHEGGHALVAWALPHAAPVHKVTILSRGRSLGHTLVLPTEDKYTQTRAEMIDTLAYALGGRAAEELVFHEPTTGAGNDIEKATQLARAMITQYGMSSKLGAIKYGTSGDEPFLGRNMGHERDYSDSVAAEIDGEMRALVELAHDEAWEILVEYRDVLDNIVLELMEKETLSTADMARICSRVVKRPPLAPYNGFGKRQPSTEPPVLTPAEKDKLKAQAEADGAQASVGGGAPSNNSDGTH; encoded by the coding sequence ATGGAACGTACGCGTTTCTTCCGCCGACCGGTGGTCTGGATCATCCTGGTCATCCTCGGCGCCGTTGTGCTCAGTCAGCTGTTCACCGCTGGTCCCAGCTACCACCGCGTGGACACTTCCGTTGCGCTCGATCAGCTGCACACCGCCAAGATCAACAAAGTTGTCTTCCAGGACAAGGAGCAGACGCTCCAGCTCGACCTGGCCCAGAAGACCAAGTTCGGTAAGACCGAGACCAACAAGATCGAGGCTCAGTTCCCGTACCAGGCTGGCGACCAGATCTGGAACGAGGTGCTGGACGCCAAGGCGAACAACCGGGTCACCGGCCCGGCCGACGCCAAGGTCTCGTCGGACAGCATCTGGGTGAGCCTGCTGGTCAACCTGCTGCCGATCGCGCTGCTCGTGCTCCTGCTGCTGTTCTTCATGTCGCAGATGCAGGGCGGCGGCTCCCGGGTGCTCAACTTCGGCAAGTCCAAGGCCAAGATGATCACCAAGGACACTCCGAAGACGACCTTCGCGGACGTCGCGGGTGCCGAGGAGGCCGTCGAAGAGCTGTACGAGATCAAGGACTTCCTGCAGAACCCGGCGAAGTACCAGGCCCTGGGCGCCAAGATCCCGAAGGGCGTGCTGCTGTTCGGCCCGCCCGGCACCGGCAAGACGCTGCTGGCCCGCGCGGTCGCCGGCGAGGCCGGGGTGCCCTTCTACTCCATCTCCGGCTCCGACTTCGTGGAGATGTTCGTCGGCGTCGGCGCCAGCCGGGTCCGTGACCTGTTCGAGCAGGCCAAGACGAACGCCCCGGCGATCGTCTTCGTCGACGAGATCGACGCCGTCGGCCGGCACCGTGGTGCCGGCATGGGTGGCGGCCACGACGAGCGGGAGCAGACGCTCAACCAGCTGCTCGTCGAGATGGACGGCTTCGACACCAAGGGTGGAGTCATCCTGATCGCGGCCACCAACCGGCCGGACATCCTCGACCCGGCGCTGCTGCGCCCGGGCCGGTTCGACCGGCAGATCCCGGTGGACGCCCCCGACATGGAGGGCCGCAAGGCAATCCTGCGGGTGCACGCCAAGGGCAAGCCGTTCACGCCCGACGTCGACCTCGACGCGGTGGCCCGTCGCACGCCGGGCTTCAGCGGCGCCGACCTGGCCAACGTGATCAACGAGTCGGCCCTGCTCACCGCTCGTAAGGAGCAGCGGGCGATCACCAACGACTCGCTGGAAGAGTCGATCGACCGGGTGGTCGCCGGTCCGCAGCGACGGACCCGGGTGATGAGCGACAACGAAAAGAAGATCACCGCGTACCACGAGGGTGGGCACGCGCTGGTCGCCTGGGCGCTGCCGCACGCCGCGCCGGTGCACAAGGTGACGATCCTGTCGCGTGGCCGCTCGCTGGGCCACACCCTGGTGCTCCCGACCGAAGACAAGTACACCCAGACCCGCGCCGAAATGATCGACACCCTGGCGTACGCGCTGGGCGGCCGGGCCGCCGAGGAGCTGGTCTTCCACGAGCCCACCACCGGTGCTGGCAACGACATCGAGAAGGCCACCCAACTGGCCCGCGCGATGATCACCCAGTACGGCATGAGTTCCAAGCTCGGTGCGATCAAGTACGGCACCAGCGGAGACGAGCCGTTCCTCGGTCGCAACATGGGCCACGAGCGGGACTACTCCGACTCGGTGGCCGCCGAGATCGACGGCGAGATGCGGGCACTGGTCGAGCTTGCGCACGACGAGGCCTGGGAGATCCTGGTGGAATACCGGGACGTCCTGGACAACATCGTGCTTGAGCTGATGGAGAAGGAAACCCTCTCCACGGCCGACATGGCGCGGATCTGCTCCCGGGTGGTCAAGCGCCCGCCGCTGGCTCCGTACAACGGCTTCGGCAAGCGCCAGCCGTCCACCGAGCCGCCCGTGCTCACCCCCGCGGAGAAGGACAAGCTCAAGGCGCAGGCCGAGGCTGACGGCGCGCAGGCGTCCGTCGGTGGCGGGGCGCCGTCCAACAACTCGGACGGCACGCACTGA
- the folE gene encoding GTP cyclohydrolase I FolE, producing the protein MAVSATEPDDELDFVAARLISGKLTGRPVEDAVDLGRIEKAVREILIAVGEDPDRDGLQQTPARVARAYAELFAGLRVDPAQVLSTTFEANHEELVIVRDIDVMSLCEHHLLPFRGSAHIGYIPGPDGRITGLSKLARLVEVFARRPQVQERLTSQVADLLMSKLAPRGVVVVLECEHMCMAMRGIQKSGAKTITSAVRGILQTDSKSRAEAMALIIPR; encoded by the coding sequence CTGGCCGTCTCCGCGACCGAACCCGACGACGAGCTCGACTTCGTGGCCGCGCGGCTGATCAGCGGCAAGCTGACCGGCCGCCCGGTCGAGGACGCCGTCGACCTCGGCCGGATCGAGAAGGCCGTCCGCGAGATCCTGATCGCCGTCGGTGAGGACCCGGACCGCGACGGCCTCCAGCAGACCCCGGCCCGGGTCGCCCGCGCGTACGCCGAACTCTTCGCCGGCCTGCGGGTCGACCCGGCTCAGGTGCTCAGCACCACCTTCGAGGCCAACCACGAAGAGCTGGTGATCGTTCGGGACATCGACGTGATGAGCCTCTGTGAGCATCACCTGCTGCCGTTCCGCGGCAGCGCGCACATCGGCTACATCCCCGGCCCGGACGGGCGGATCACCGGCCTGTCCAAGCTGGCCCGACTGGTCGAGGTCTTCGCCCGTCGACCCCAGGTGCAGGAGCGGCTCACCTCGCAGGTCGCCGACCTGCTGATGAGCAAGCTCGCCCCACGCGGCGTCGTCGTCGTGCTGGAGTGTGAGCACATGTGCATGGCGATGCGCGGCATCCAGAAGTCCGGTGCCAAGACCATCACCTCAGCCGTGCGCGGCATCCTGCAGACGGACTCAAAGTCGCGGGCCGAGGCGATGGCGTTGATCATCCCCCGTTGA
- the tilS gene encoding tRNA lysidine(34) synthetase TilS, producing MAALAPPVAAIRVAVRRALIGLSSDGPVLVACSGGADSLALAAATVFVAPRMGRSAVLVTVDHGLQDGSTERAEAVAAWGREVGFSSTTVVPVEVAGRPGGPEAAAREARYEALAEAAQQQNAVAVLTGHTRDDQAETVLLALARGAGPRGLAGMPARRELDGVPLLRPLLEISRDQTRAACAVLGLSPWQDPHNADPSYARSRVRADLLPALVRALGPGVVDNLARTARLVAADNAALDELAQTALAAVRHPAGGLSVPELLGLVPAVRGRVLHSWARELGALPGALSHRHVAALDALVTDWHGQGPTDLPGGVRVLRRADRLSPVTAG from the coding sequence GTGGCCGCGCTCGCCCCGCCGGTGGCCGCGATCCGGGTGGCGGTTCGCCGCGCTCTGATTGGTCTGTCGTCCGACGGGCCGGTGCTGGTCGCCTGCTCCGGCGGCGCCGACTCACTCGCCCTCGCGGCAGCCACCGTGTTCGTGGCGCCTCGGATGGGCCGCAGCGCGGTGCTCGTCACCGTCGACCACGGCTTGCAGGACGGCTCCACCGAGCGCGCCGAGGCGGTGGCCGCCTGGGGCCGCGAGGTCGGGTTCTCGTCGACGACAGTGGTGCCGGTGGAGGTGGCCGGGCGCCCAGGTGGGCCGGAGGCGGCCGCCCGGGAGGCCCGCTACGAGGCATTGGCCGAGGCGGCCCAACAGCAGAACGCGGTAGCGGTGCTGACCGGGCACACCCGCGACGACCAGGCGGAGACGGTGCTGCTCGCCCTTGCCCGGGGCGCCGGCCCCCGCGGGTTGGCCGGGATGCCCGCCCGGCGGGAGCTGGACGGTGTGCCGCTGCTGCGCCCTCTGCTGGAGATCAGCCGGGACCAGACGCGGGCCGCGTGCGCTGTGCTGGGGCTGAGCCCATGGCAGGACCCGCACAACGCCGACCCGTCGTACGCCCGGTCCCGGGTGCGGGCCGACCTGCTGCCGGCGCTGGTACGCGCGCTCGGTCCCGGCGTGGTGGACAACCTCGCGCGTACCGCCCGGCTGGTGGCGGCCGACAACGCCGCGCTGGACGAGTTGGCGCAAACGGCACTGGCGGCGGTCCGGCACCCTGCCGGCGGCCTGTCGGTGCCGGAGCTGCTCGGCCTGGTCCCCGCGGTGCGTGGCCGGGTGCTGCACTCCTGGGCTCGTGAGCTGGGCGCCCTGCCGGGGGCGCTGTCGCACCGGCACGTCGCCGCGCTGGACGCGCTGGTCACCGACTGGCACGGCCAGGGCCCGACCGATCTGCCGGGCGGTGTCCGGGTGCTCCGCCGCGCCGACCGACTGTCACCCGTCACCGCGGGCTGA